The Bacteroidales bacterium genome has a window encoding:
- a CDS encoding efflux RND transporter periplasmic adaptor subunit: MIKSTKLHTSAILVLMLFVLITGCKKSTDSGSTPPVPVNVTTVEKERVMFYDIYPGIVVPLNEVQLRSEVSGFITGIFFKEGDFVKKGKKLYEIDRSRYQASYEQAKANTDIAMANVERAKRYVERYSNLLQQEAIARQRYDDAQTDLQNANLQLVSAKAELTKAQTELNYSVITAPFDGIIGISQVKMGALITPGQTLLNTISSDNPMAVEIVINEKELNRFRKLAALKPGAGDSIFRIMLADNIFYPANGQIQTIDRAVDPQTGTIKVRLEFPNANRNLTAGMSCRVNVLNNSYDEQLVIPSKSLMEQMSEYFVFVVDSQKVRQTKVTLGTFLAGKAVIKDGLQEGEQIVTDGLQKLQNGSAIVISDKTITD, translated from the coding sequence ATGATTAAGTCAACAAAACTCCATACTTCAGCAATTCTGGTTTTAATGCTGTTTGTATTAATTACAGGCTGTAAAAAAAGTACGGATTCCGGTTCAACTCCTCCCGTGCCTGTGAATGTTACCACGGTTGAAAAAGAAAGGGTGATGTTTTATGACATTTATCCCGGTATTGTTGTACCTCTCAATGAAGTTCAACTCCGCAGTGAGGTATCGGGGTTTATCACAGGTATATTTTTCAAGGAGGGAGATTTTGTAAAGAAAGGCAAAAAACTATACGAAATTGACAGAAGCCGATACCAGGCTTCTTATGAACAGGCAAAAGCAAATACCGATATTGCCATGGCAAATGTTGAAAGGGCTAAACGGTATGTGGAAAGATATTCGAACCTTCTTCAGCAGGAAGCCATAGCACGCCAACGATATGATGATGCTCAAACGGATTTACAAAATGCTAACCTTCAGCTTGTTTCCGCTAAAGCCGAACTGACAAAAGCACAAACCGAACTGAATTACTCCGTTATTACGGCGCCTTTTGATGGAATCATAGGCATTTCGCAGGTAAAAATGGGAGCATTGATCACGCCCGGCCAGACCCTGCTGAATACCATATCATCCGATAACCCGATGGCTGTGGAAATTGTTATTAATGAAAAAGAACTTAACCGCTTCCGTAAACTGGCTGCACTTAAACCGGGTGCCGGGGATTCTATTTTCCGCATTATGCTGGCGGATAATATTTTTTACCCGGCCAACGGACAAATTCAGACAATCGACAGGGCAGTGGATCCGCAAACCGGTACGATCAAAGTAAGGCTTGAATTCCCGAATGCCAACCGGAATCTTACAGCGGGAATGAGCTGCCGTGTCAATGTGCTGAACAACAGCTATGACGAACAACTTGTCATACCTTCCAAATCCCTTATGGAACAGATGTCTGAATATTTTGTATTTGTTGTCGACAGCCAGAAGGTTAGACAAACAAAAGTTACGCTGGGCACCTTTCTGGCCGGTAAGGCTGTAATAAAGGACGGTTTGCAGGAGGGAGAGCAGATTGTCACCGATGGCCTGCAAAAGTTGCAGAATGGTTCAGCCATTGTTATCAGCGATAAGACAATTACCGATTAA
- a CDS encoding multidrug efflux RND transporter permease subunit, with translation MIANTFIRRPVTAIVIAIVITLVGLISLINLPVSQYPRITPPVVQVSGIYIGADAGTVEQTVTIPVETQVNGVPGMTYMSTTSTSDGRMGMSVNFDLGTDVDIAALDVQNRVNLALPQLPDDVRRLGLSVRKSNTGILMVVGIFSPNGTHDVRFVDNYTNIFIREAISRVKGVGDVFTRAEDFAMRIWLQPDKMVQQSITAGDVIRAIQEQNVQVAAGSVGAAPQAAEQAFEYTAFVNGRLKSEEEFGNIVVKTDPRDGSMLYLRDIARVELGRFQYSGGGYVDGKRASFLLVFQSPGSNAIQTANGVLNTLNQLKSSFPEDIDFLVPFETVSVVRVSINEVVHTLLIALLLVTVVVFIFLQNWRATLIPILAIPVSIIGTFAFFVPLDFTVNKLTLFGFVLAIGIVVDDAIIVVEAIQHNIDELHLSPREAAYRAMKEISGPVVAIALVLAAVFVPVGFIPGIVGKLYQQFAITIAISVLISAFVALSLTPALCSLLLKRNPNPAEARHIRVFDVFNHGYKKVQGRYTRFVEKTFRHTKLVVIFLVCLLAGTLLLFKNKPTGFIPTEDEGRVFITFELPEASSISRSTEVLQRVMKILDEVPGIGHYAAITGLNVVSFSNKSNAGTVFCSFDPWDERKSKSLQLFSLINTLEKRFAEIHDARIVIIPPPAIPGLGRTGGFSFILQQRESTDDIHAFEKVAGDFMNAARKRPELSNTFTFFTARTPGYQIQVDREKCKKMGVNLSDVYSTLQTFLGSRYVNDFTLYSRNFRVVVQADTLYRNSISQLGNYYVRNEAGSMLPLSTLINYNITENAQLIPHYNLYRSAEFNGNAAEGYSSGQALQALTEVAAETLPAGYGYEFSGLSREEIIAGNTTVMIFFISLIFAFLFLAALYESWSAPLAVLLAVPLGAFGAITALTLNPSLSNNVYAQIGLVTLIGLAAKNAILIVEFAKVRVDCGMDIVHATLEAVQLRLRPILMTSFAFIFGVSPLIFAGGAGAVARHTIGWTVLGGMLAATFLGVVIVPVLFVLIIRLTYGEHKLEKLKRDAVRREEKRREERRE, from the coding sequence ATGATAGCCAATACATTTATAAGACGACCGGTTACAGCCATTGTTATAGCAATAGTCATCACACTTGTAGGACTTATATCTTTAATTAACCTTCCTGTCAGTCAATATCCGCGCATTACGCCACCCGTTGTGCAGGTATCAGGTATCTATATCGGCGCCGATGCGGGAACTGTTGAGCAAACTGTAACGATTCCGGTCGAAACCCAGGTGAACGGGGTTCCGGGAATGACCTATATGTCGACCACCAGTACAAGCGACGGTCGCATGGGTATGAGTGTGAACTTTGACCTGGGAACCGATGTGGATATTGCCGCCCTGGATGTACAAAACAGGGTGAACCTGGCTTTGCCCCAGCTTCCGGATGATGTACGCAGGCTGGGACTTTCAGTGAGAAAAAGTAATACAGGCATTCTAATGGTTGTCGGCATATTTTCACCGAATGGAACCCATGACGTTCGATTTGTCGATAATTATACCAATATCTTTATCCGTGAGGCCATATCAAGAGTTAAGGGTGTCGGTGATGTTTTTACACGGGCTGAGGATTTTGCCATGCGTATCTGGCTGCAGCCTGATAAAATGGTTCAGCAAAGCATCACAGCCGGCGATGTGATCCGTGCCATCCAGGAACAGAACGTACAGGTAGCTGCCGGTTCGGTAGGTGCTGCACCACAGGCTGCCGAGCAGGCATTCGAATACACCGCTTTTGTAAACGGACGATTGAAATCGGAGGAAGAATTCGGGAATATTGTAGTTAAAACAGATCCCCGTGATGGATCCATGCTATACCTGCGTGATATTGCCCGTGTTGAACTGGGCAGATTCCAGTATTCAGGCGGCGGATATGTTGACGGAAAAAGAGCTTCCTTCCTCCTGGTTTTTCAAAGCCCCGGCAGCAATGCCATTCAAACAGCCAACGGTGTGCTGAACACCCTGAACCAGCTGAAATCTTCTTTCCCTGAGGATATCGATTTCCTTGTCCCTTTTGAAACCGTTTCGGTTGTCAGGGTTTCAATCAATGAGGTTGTGCATACCCTGCTGATTGCCTTGTTGCTGGTTACCGTTGTCGTTTTTATTTTTCTGCAAAATTGGCGTGCCACACTCATTCCCATATTGGCCATACCGGTTTCCATTATAGGGACTTTTGCTTTTTTTGTTCCGCTTGATTTCACTGTAAACAAATTGACGCTTTTCGGCTTCGTGCTCGCCATCGGCATTGTTGTGGATGATGCGATCATTGTTGTGGAAGCTATACAGCACAATATTGACGAGCTTCACCTGTCACCACGCGAAGCAGCATACAGGGCCATGAAGGAAATTTCCGGCCCTGTCGTTGCCATTGCGCTTGTTCTTGCTGCTGTGTTTGTACCAGTAGGCTTTATACCCGGTATTGTAGGAAAACTATACCAGCAGTTTGCCATAACCATTGCTATTTCTGTGCTGATTTCAGCATTTGTGGCACTTAGCCTCACTCCTGCACTTTGCTCCCTGCTGCTCAAAAGAAACCCGAATCCTGCAGAGGCAAGGCATATCAGGGTATTCGACGTTTTCAACCATGGCTATAAAAAAGTTCAGGGTCGCTATACCCGGTTCGTGGAAAAGACGTTCCGTCATACCAAACTTGTGGTTATCTTCCTTGTGTGCCTCCTTGCCGGAACATTGCTTCTTTTTAAAAATAAACCCACAGGTTTCATCCCTACTGAAGATGAAGGCCGGGTATTTATCACGTTTGAATTGCCTGAAGCTTCATCTATCAGCCGTTCAACTGAAGTGCTTCAAAGGGTCATGAAGATACTGGATGAAGTTCCGGGAATAGGGCATTACGCTGCCATTACAGGTTTGAATGTGGTATCATTTTCAAACAAATCGAATGCCGGCACCGTATTTTGCTCATTTGATCCCTGGGACGAGCGGAAATCGAAATCTCTCCAGTTGTTTTCTCTAATTAATACACTTGAAAAACGTTTTGCGGAGATTCATGATGCCCGGATTGTCATTATTCCGCCCCCGGCCATTCCGGGATTGGGCAGAACCGGCGGGTTCAGCTTCATTTTGCAACAACGCGAAAGTACCGATGATATCCATGCTTTTGAAAAAGTCGCAGGCGACTTTATGAATGCCGCAAGGAAGAGGCCGGAACTTTCAAACACATTTACATTCTTCACCGCACGCACTCCGGGATATCAAATCCAGGTCGACCGGGAGAAATGCAAAAAAATGGGTGTGAACCTGTCTGATGTTTACAGCACCCTGCAGACCTTCCTCGGAAGCCGGTATGTGAATGATTTCACGTTGTACTCAAGAAATTTCAGGGTTGTTGTTCAGGCCGATACCCTGTACCGGAATTCGATCTCCCAGCTTGGCAATTATTATGTAAGAAATGAAGCAGGAAGCATGCTCCCACTGAGTACGCTTATAAACTATAACATTACTGAAAATGCCCAGCTTATTCCTCATTATAATTTATACCGGTCAGCCGAATTTAACGGGAATGCCGCAGAAGGCTACAGCAGCGGACAGGCGCTCCAGGCACTGACTGAGGTGGCTGCTGAAACGCTTCCTGCCGGGTATGGCTATGAATTTTCAGGGTTAAGCCGTGAAGAAATTATTGCAGGTAATACCACAGTCATGATCTTTTTTATTTCACTGATCTTTGCGTTTCTTTTTCTGGCGGCGCTTTATGAAAGCTGGTCAGCTCCGCTTGCCGTTCTGCTGGCGGTTCCGCTGGGAGCGTTTGGCGCAATCACAGCGCTTACACTTAACCCTTCGCTAAGCAATAATGTGTATGCGCAAATAGGACTGGTTACCTTAATCGGACTTGCTGCAAAAAATGCAATCCTGATAGTTGAATTTGCCAAGGTAAGGGTCGATTGCGGTATGGATATCGTTCACGCCACCCTCGAAGCCGTTCAACTCCGGCTCAGACCTATCCTGATGACATCCTTTGCGTTTATTTTCGGAGTATCACCCCTTATATTTGCCGGAGGGGCCGGGGCCGTGGCAAGGCATACAATCGGATGGACCGTTCTGGGAGGAATGCTTGCTGCAACCTTCCTGGGAGTAGTAATTGTTCCTGTGTTATTCGTATTGATTATCCGACTGACCTATGGAGAACATAAGCTTGAAAAACTTAAGAGAGACGCAGTGAGAAGGGAGGAGAAGAGAAGAGAGGAGAGAAGGGAGTAA
- a CDS encoding TolC family protein, producing the protein MVVYKCLLNIRFLFFLLWWIFLLAAGAAGQTGDTFNDNASLDQCLGYALKHQPVVAQSAIREKVAKNNTGAALSGWLPQVDVSANYQHYLLQPVSIFPDFSNPEGPKREVTTGVVNTSAIQLNASQNIFDPDLVIAGRASGLYNRQAKQSTKQNLIELVVNVSKAFYDVLLAKARLDFYLEDRTRLEKSLQDARSLFENGLNDKIDFQRAQIALNNVDAEIAGTREEIRVKNTVLKQLMGYPLSMPLTITMDSSKLQQTTFLDTSLTTSHRNRVEYQLQETSIRLQQAEVTRQRMQFLPSLSAYANYNLVYQNDNLNALYDRDFPNSSAGLRLSLPLFSGGQRMFRIKAAKLHLEDMKLDSVNLGNRIRTEFETAMASYKSNMKTLEAARQNVILADGIYNTVRLQYNQGIKSFLEVIVSEADLRSARINELNALYRLITSRIDVDAAVGNISTNY; encoded by the coding sequence ATGGTTGTATATAAATGCCTCCTGAACATCCGTTTTCTCTTTTTTTTATTGTGGTGGATATTTCTTTTAGCGGCTGGTGCAGCCGGCCAAACCGGTGATACTTTTAACGATAATGCCAGCCTTGACCAATGCCTGGGTTATGCACTGAAGCATCAGCCAGTGGTAGCCCAGTCGGCGATTCGTGAAAAGGTGGCAAAGAACAATACTGGCGCAGCCTTATCAGGATGGCTCCCACAGGTAGATGTAAGTGCCAATTACCAGCATTACCTGTTGCAGCCTGTATCTATTTTTCCTGATTTCAGCAATCCCGAAGGTCCTAAAAGGGAAGTCACTACCGGTGTGGTAAATACTTCAGCCATTCAACTGAATGCAAGCCAGAACATTTTTGATCCGGACCTTGTAATAGCCGGTCGGGCATCCGGTTTATATAATCGCCAGGCTAAACAAAGCACAAAGCAGAACCTGATTGAACTAGTTGTAAATGTAAGCAAGGCTTTCTATGATGTCTTACTGGCAAAGGCGAGGCTTGATTTTTACCTTGAAGACAGGACACGTCTTGAAAAAAGCCTGCAGGATGCAAGAAGCCTGTTCGAAAACGGCTTAAATGATAAAATAGATTTCCAGCGGGCACAAATTGCGTTGAATAATGTGGATGCCGAAATTGCAGGAACCCGTGAAGAAATACGGGTTAAAAATACTGTTCTTAAACAACTGATGGGATACCCGCTTTCCATGCCACTTACCATTACCATGGATAGTTCAAAATTACAGCAAACCACGTTCCTGGATACGTCGCTTACAACCAGTCACCGGAACCGGGTTGAATACCAGTTGCAGGAAACTTCCATCAGGCTTCAACAGGCTGAAGTAACAAGACAAAGGATGCAGTTCCTTCCTTCGTTATCAGCTTATGCGAATTATAATCTTGTTTACCAGAATGACAACCTGAATGCCTTGTATGACCGTGATTTCCCGAATTCATCCGCCGGTTTGCGGTTAAGTCTGCCCCTGTTCAGCGGTGGACAAAGAATGTTCCGGATAAAGGCAGCGAAGCTCCATCTTGAAGATATGAAACTCGACAGTGTTAACCTGGGGAACCGCATCCGCACTGAGTTTGAAACCGCCATGGCTTCTTACAAGAGCAATATGAAAACGCTGGAGGCAGCCCGGCAGAATGTGATACTGGCTGACGGAATTTATAATACGGTTAGACTTCAATACAACCAGGGAATAAAAAGTTTTTTGGAAGTCATTGTATCGGAGGCCGACCTCAGATCGGCCAGGATCAATGAATTAAACGCCCTTTACAGGCTTATCACAAGCCGGATTGATGTGGATGCAGCAGTTGGAAATATTTCAACCAATTATTAA
- a CDS encoding T9SS type A sorting domain-containing protein translates to MGIFKVTPLLTWQQEFYSFCWLYFLLRQGQTITQVADLNNTPYTYCPEFTLINFKGKLYTYHPHFYQNNFSFDGTKKGPGFEFPINHYLNINDSILILEKSISHELFQYDGITNKKLVSCPSDIEKLVWFNNGLYYTSSTGLWKIEDTTAINISGLPNIQRLIVCEKHLLIITVDQVLWIYNGIDPPYHDPKLSNAIVSTLKPFHGKLAYAANNDTFGVELWIYDFINPPELIADINKGASGSNPRCLQVINDQLFFYADTALTPGLLWEYDGTGVPVVSHLLDGTPVELPDVDDFGVLINGKLYTNPDGLWVFDGVNPPRILDSEVGRWYSRLTWFQDKLYFFIYMSHVGGCWKMTDEINPAEHAWFGDTYGSNPSCKTVFKDTLYFLADDGGGIDLWAYNGKGNPYIAKEISRPSNPNFPTKILKTNEELIIQGDRFIITFDGSNSYTFLSDSNVYIEYVWPASDGFYYKLHLSSSEQASLWYMNKNHYSKRITEMDYFFSGIVCDNRFLTTTPDETYGRELYFADTAGHYSILADLVPGSGDSNPQLPVMLKNNYYFTAKDESQAIWLWKYNFNMEFPEKVINIEDSTGSRYFGRFTFQEQLFFMTENGVYFLDMNNSVNEIIKGDFEEFYISGNCLYLRDGSTFYEYTGKGTPVLMDLPYNAHNFISYRDKTFFDGWDGTSYFYQYDHENKPVPIFKPAADLVLYKKKIYFTAPDKDNQKELFVMTFPDSVLHITACDPFRLNSHVIHESGVYFDTISDIAGLDSIIELHLFILPKSTSFQGISSCNSFLSPSGRYNWTTSGVYTDTIPNSAGCDSIIQIDLAITHVDVTVIQNGNALISANYEAGHQWINVDNGNQPLPNDTSYTFLPDHSGRYAVIITQGTCVDTSSVYTVNITGNEQFSNGNIQLYPNPTDGKVTIDLGKICDEATVTIMNSTGMVVQELKIRNSQKGEIRLNEPGMYLVKVRTGDEETIHRVIKQ, encoded by the coding sequence ATGGGTATATTTAAGGTCACACCCTTACTGACATGGCAACAAGAATTTTATTCCTTTTGTTGGCTTTATTTCCTTTTACGGCAAGGCCAGACAATCACCCAGGTAGCGGATCTGAACAATACTCCTTACACTTATTGCCCTGAATTTACCCTTATAAATTTTAAGGGTAAATTATATACTTATCATCCACATTTCTATCAAAATAATTTCAGTTTCGATGGCACTAAAAAAGGCCCCGGTTTTGAGTTTCCGATTAATCATTACCTGAATATTAATGACAGTATTCTAATTCTCGAAAAAAGTATATCACATGAACTGTTTCAATACGATGGAATAACCAATAAGAAACTGGTTTCGTGCCCCTCTGATATCGAAAAACTGGTATGGTTCAATAATGGATTATATTATACTTCTTCAACAGGTTTATGGAAAATTGAGGATACCACTGCCATAAATATATCCGGCCTTCCCAATATTCAGCGGTTAATAGTTTGTGAAAAACATTTGCTGATTATAACTGTTGATCAGGTCCTTTGGATATACAACGGTATTGACCCCCCCTATCACGATCCCAAATTATCAAATGCAATTGTAAGTACTTTAAAACCGTTTCATGGCAAACTAGCCTATGCAGCCAATAATGACACATTTGGTGTCGAATTGTGGATATACGACTTTATCAATCCACCGGAACTTATAGCAGATATAAATAAAGGCGCTAGTGGATCTAATCCCCGCTGCTTGCAGGTAATCAACGATCAGCTATTTTTTTATGCAGATACCGCTCTTACTCCAGGCTTACTCTGGGAATATGATGGTACCGGGGTACCTGTTGTTTCACATCTTCTTGACGGTACACCGGTTGAACTTCCGGATGTTGATGATTTTGGAGTATTGATAAACGGGAAATTATATACCAATCCTGATGGCCTGTGGGTTTTTGACGGAGTAAATCCTCCCCGTATCCTGGATTCTGAAGTAGGCAGGTGGTACTCCCGGTTAACTTGGTTCCAGGACAAATTATACTTTTTTATTTATATGAGTCATGTCGGGGGATGCTGGAAAATGACAGACGAAATCAACCCGGCTGAACATGCCTGGTTTGGCGATACATATGGTTCCAATCCTTCTTGTAAAACAGTATTCAAAGATACCTTGTATTTTTTGGCGGACGATGGTGGGGGTATTGACTTATGGGCGTATAATGGAAAAGGTAACCCTTATATTGCCAAAGAAATTAGCCGTCCGTCAAACCCTAATTTTCCGACAAAAATTCTGAAAACTAATGAAGAACTTATCATACAGGGGGACCGCTTTATTATAACGTTTGACGGGAGTAACTCTTATACCTTTTTATCTGACAGCAATGTTTATATAGAATATGTATGGCCTGCTTCAGATGGTTTTTATTATAAACTTCATTTAAGCAGTTCAGAACAGGCAAGTCTGTGGTACATGAATAAGAATCATTATTCTAAACGTATCACCGAAATGGATTACTTTTTTTCGGGTATAGTTTGCGATAACCGGTTCCTCACTACAACACCAGATGAGACATATGGACGGGAGCTGTATTTTGCTGATACTGCAGGGCATTATTCCATTCTGGCAGATCTTGTACCCGGGAGCGGTGATTCAAATCCTCAATTGCCTGTAATGTTAAAAAACAACTATTATTTTACTGCTAAAGATGAAAGCCAGGCAATTTGGCTATGGAAGTACAATTTCAATATGGAATTCCCGGAGAAAGTTATAAACATAGAAGATTCAACGGGTTCTCGATATTTTGGGAGGTTTACTTTTCAGGAACAACTGTTCTTTATGACTGAAAACGGAGTGTATTTTCTCGACATGAATAATTCGGTTAATGAAATAATAAAAGGTGATTTCGAAGAATTTTACATTTCGGGAAACTGTTTATATTTAAGGGATGGATCAACATTTTATGAATATACGGGAAAAGGTACTCCCGTATTGATGGACTTGCCATACAATGCACATAATTTCATCAGCTACAGGGATAAAACTTTTTTTGATGGGTGGGATGGTACGAGTTATTTTTATCAATATGATCATGAAAATAAACCGGTGCCAATTTTTAAACCAGCTGCAGATCTTGTGCTGTATAAGAAAAAAATATATTTTACTGCCCCGGATAAGGACAACCAGAAAGAACTTTTCGTAATGACCTTTCCGGATTCAGTTTTGCACATCACTGCCTGTGATCCGTTCAGGTTAAACAGTCATGTAATACACGAGTCAGGCGTATACTTTGATACAATTTCTGATATCGCCGGACTTGACAGCATAATAGAATTGCATTTATTTATCCTTCCGAAAAGTACTTCATTTCAGGGAATTTCATCCTGTAATTCATTTCTATCACCCAGCGGCCGATATAACTGGACTACCAGCGGTGTTTACACCGATACCATACCGAACTCTGCCGGATGTGACAGTATTATTCAGATTGACCTTGCAATTACCCATGTGGATGTAACAGTCATACAAAACGGCAATGCACTGATATCTGCCAACTATGAAGCCGGCCATCAGTGGATAAATGTGGATAACGGAAACCAGCCCCTGCCTAATGATACATCATACACATTCTTACCGGATCACAGTGGCCGTTATGCAGTGATTATAACACAGGGAACCTGTGTGGATACTTCATCAGTTTATACAGTTAATATTACAGGAAATGAACAGTTCAGTAACGGAAATATTCAATTGTACCCTAATCCCACTGATGGTAAAGTAACTATTGATCTCGGAAAGATTTGTGATGAAGCAACTGTAACCATTATGAATTCAACCGGGATGGTGGTTCAGGAATTGAAAATCAGAAATTCACAAAAGGGAGAAATTAGGTTGAATGAACCGGGGATGTACCTGGTGAAAGTGAGAACCGGGGATGAGGAAACAATACATAGAGTAATTAAGCAGTAA
- a CDS encoding VOC family protein: MARVSTYLNFPRNTEEVFNFYKSIFGGEFEGGISRFGDIPPSDEIPPLAEADKNLVMHISLPLLGGHRLMGTDAPESMGFKVNFGNNVYITLEPDSREETKRLFDRLSDGGQVEMELQDMFWGDYYGSCTDKYGVRWMFNCAAKQ; this comes from the coding sequence ATGGCACGAGTAAGCACCTACCTGAATTTCCCGCGGAACACCGAGGAAGTGTTTAATTTTTACAAATCCATTTTTGGCGGAGAATTTGAAGGCGGAATTTCGCGGTTCGGAGATATTCCGCCATCCGATGAAATACCGCCGCTGGCAGAAGCCGACAAAAATCTTGTGATGCATATTTCGCTCCCTTTACTGGGCGGCCACAGACTGATGGGAACTGATGCACCGGAATCCATGGGTTTTAAGGTGAATTTCGGGAACAATGTTTACATCACACTTGAACCGGACAGCCGTGAGGAAACGAAACGCCTTTTCGACAGGCTGTCCGACGGTGGCCAGGTGGAAATGGAACTCCAGGATATGTTCTGGGGGGATTATTATGGCAGCTGCACAGACAAGTATGGTGTGAGGTGGATGTTTAATTGTGCGGCGAAGCAGTAA
- a CDS encoding SRPBCC family protein, with amino-acid sequence MITAEKTTITVKTEINAPVEKVWSYWTDPKHIMNWNNASEDWYTPRAENDFRIGGRFNYRMEARDGSDGFDFAGEYTSIALLHQIKYTMNDGRTAQVNFTSDGNKTVVTEVVETEQLNSIELQMKGWQAILTNFRKYMEKSAKTEMLHFEIFIEAPPEKVYTTMIDEKGYSEWTSEFNPTSRFKGSWEKGSKILFLGEAQDGSLGGMVSIIKENIRNRFISIEHMGIVENGREILCGPDVDRWAGALENYTFTEKEGKTLLSIDADSDDKYRSYFITTWPRALRKLKSICEEQDDINQNL; translated from the coding sequence ATGATAACTGCCGAAAAGACGACTATAACTGTGAAAACCGAGATAAATGCCCCGGTTGAAAAAGTCTGGAGTTACTGGACTGACCCGAAACATATTATGAACTGGAATAATGCCTCGGAGGACTGGTATACCCCAAGGGCTGAAAACGATTTCAGAATTGGCGGAAGATTCAATTACCGCATGGAAGCCAGGGATGGCAGCGACGGATTTGATTTTGCCGGTGAATATACAAGCATCGCGTTGCTTCACCAGATAAAATATACAATGAATGACGGGAGGACTGCACAGGTAAATTTTACATCTGATGGTAATAAAACCGTTGTAACTGAAGTTGTGGAAACCGAACAGCTGAATTCGATTGAATTACAGATGAAGGGATGGCAGGCTATACTTACCAATTTCAGGAAATACATGGAGAAGTCAGCAAAAACGGAAATGCTGCATTTTGAAATCTTCATTGAAGCACCCCCTGAAAAGGTGTATACCACGATGATTGATGAAAAGGGTTATTCCGAATGGACTTCCGAGTTTAATCCCACTTCAAGGTTTAAGGGCTCCTGGGAAAAAGGTTCAAAGATCCTTTTTCTAGGAGAAGCCCAGGACGGAAGTCTTGGAGGGATGGTGAGTATCATTAAGGAAAATATCCGCAACCGCTTTATAAGCATTGAACACATGGGTATTGTTGAAAACGGGCGTGAAATACTCTGTGGTCCCGATGTGGATCGCTGGGCAGGGGCTCTTGAAAATTACACGTTTACAGAAAAAGAAGGAAAGACACTGCTTTCGATCGATGCCGACTCAGATGACAAATACAGGTCCTATTTTATTACTACCTGGCCACGAGCACTCCGGAAGCTTAAATCGATTTGTGAAGAACAGGATGATATTAACCAAAACCTATAA